A stretch of the Panicum virgatum strain AP13 chromosome 9N, P.virgatum_v5, whole genome shotgun sequence genome encodes the following:
- the LOC120693025 gene encoding uncharacterized protein LOC120693025, with protein MQFDKDASFFIIKFIFERVMRTVNGRVPTVQTHQIGQTTFQSILRLSYSGVTILGEPAETQYAARVNVMVKTLTHIEAAANLTIRDLTYDMLAHMENKIASVEQEVEVVKATGMKIMDATNVSFSGLGSLMQSLGITEAVLSSAEGPGPLIGDLVRTLDGDKVNVDSAYADLLAFQIKAYQEN; from the exons ATGCAGTTTGACAAGGATGCCTCATTTTTCATAATAAAGTTCATATTTGAACGGGTCATGCGGACTGTGAATGGCAGAGTTCCAACCGTCCAGACCCACCAAATTGGGCAAACAACTTTCCAATCAATCCTTAGACTCAGTTATTCTGGGGTGACAATTCTTGGTGAACCTGCAGAAACACAATATGCCGCCAGGGTCAATGTGATGGTGAAAACACTCACACATATTGAAGCAGCTGCGAACTTAACTATACGAGATTTGACATATGACATGCTTGCACACATGGAGAACAAGATAGCGAGTGTAGAGCAAGAGGTTGAAGTAGTAAAAGCAACTGGGATGAAGATAATGGATGCAACCAATGTTTCATTTTCTGGATTGGGCTCACTCATGCAATCTTTGGGTATCACCGAAGCAGTTCTCAGTTCAGCAGAGGGTCCAGGGCCATTAATTGGAGATCTAGTCAGGACACTTGATGGTGACAAGGTGAACGTTGACAGTGCATATGCCGACCTTCTGGCTTTCCAG ATCAAAGCTTACCAGGAAAACTGA
- the LOC120689218 gene encoding uncharacterized protein LOC120689218, whose protein sequence is MQPPTITSLRQEAASHSIPHNIRGSIQGKFCSPKNRPLLLAQILPGFKSKQKILTEQIGLGFLSDAPLKYDPNRVLSAWLLSSINYDRSTICIEPGIEIPIGANEALSVLGLPSGNLPVTRTVHCSQKLDTKNLAKAMSIGYAKSSNTLARARAVLLSLHSVEQLSEPEERAFTISLIMYTVSTFLAPVTNPASMPALPPTVMLALSDRKYKGALDWAGFTVERLMSASKSLQEQLRQDTGTSTIYLDGCLPLLNLVFMRWCYFNHSSFRKLPSEAATFWSNLSIQQIKHMEDQTLFHRCTQHMVNITNCCT, encoded by the exons ATGCAACCCCCAACGATTACTTCCCTCCGTCAAGAAGCAGCATCGCACAGCATCCCCCACAACATTAGAGGATCAATACAAGGCAAATTCTGCAGCCCCAAGAACCGACCTCTGCTGCTTGCTCAAATATTGCCGGGGTTCAAGAGCAAGCAGAAAATACTGACCGAACAAATCGGACTTGGGTTTCTTTCGGATGCACCACTGAAGTATGATCCGAATAGGGTTTTGTCTGCATGGCTGCTGTCATCGATAAACTACGATCGATCAACTATATGCATCGAACCAGGTATAGAGATTCCAATAGGCGCAAATGAAGCATTGTCAGTATTAGGCTTGCCTTCAGGAAACTTACCTGTCACTAGAACAGTGCACTGTTCGCAAAAGTTAGATACTAAGAACCTTGCAAAAGCAATGTCGATTGGCTACGCAAAATCATCAAACACTTTAGCTAGAGCACGCGCTGTACTATTATCACTTCACAGCGTTGAGCAATTGTCTGAACCGGAAGAAAGAGCATTCACTATTTCCTTAATCATGTATACCGTATCCACATTCTTGGCACCTGTGACAAACCCAGCATCAATGCCTGCACTCCCCCCTACAGTTATGCTTGCTTTGTCAGATAGAAAATACAAAGGTGCTTTAGACTGGGCAGGATTTACAGTAGAAAGATTAATGTCAGCATCGAAATCCCTGCAAGAGCAACTCCGGCAAGATACTGGAACTTCAACCATTTACTTGGATGGATGCCTTCCCTTACTCAAC TTGGTATTCATGCGTTGGTGCTACTTCAATCACTCTTCTTTCCGGAAATTACCATCAGAAGCAGCTACATTTTGGTCCAACTTATCAATACAGCAGATAAAGCATATGGAAGATCAAACTTTATTTCACCGTTGTACACAACATATGGTAAATATAACAAACTGCTGTACATAA